From a region of the Candidatus Methylomirabilota bacterium genome:
- a CDS encoding retropepsin-like aspartic protease, with protein MVPAKINGRAPVRLLLDTGATRTTISPAALIGLEVTYRDAPRIQFRGVTGSASAYLVSLESVEVGGARVGPQRVLSHDAQMGGGAEGLLGQDFLNHFRVTIGNARGVVELAPK; from the coding sequence ATGGTGCCGGCGAAGATCAACGGGCGGGCGCCGGTGCGGCTCCTGCTCGATACAGGCGCCACCCGGACCACCATCAGTCCGGCCGCGCTGATCGGACTCGAGGTTACCTACCGCGACGCCCCGAGGATCCAGTTTCGCGGCGTGACCGGCAGCGCGTCCGCCTACCTCGTGAGCCTCGAGAGCGTGGAAGTGGGCGGAGCCCGCGTGGGCCCGCAGCGTGTGCTCTCGCACGACGCGCAGATGGGTGGCGGCGCGGAGGGTCTCCTCGGGCAGGACTTCCTCAACCACTTCCGCGTCACCATCGGCAACGCTCGCGGCGTCGTCGAACTCGCGCCAAAGTAG